One Verrucomicrobiaceae bacterium genomic window carries:
- the nusA gene encoding transcription termination/antitermination protein NusA → MISELKALFDYYEKEKGIDRGKMVEALSQALLAASKKTIGPARELRIDIDPDKGTIKAFAKLIAVETVTNPFEELPLGKARKIVKDAQLGDEIELEVTPGNMGRIAAQTAKQTMLQRLRVAEKENLYEEFKDRTGDVVSGVIRRFEKSDVIVDLGKFEGLMPGKERVSTEEYTIGDRMRFYVKAVEQDTGRGPEIILSRAHANFVRRLFEFEVSEIGDRTVEIASISREAGYRTKVAVHCSDEKVDPVGACVGLRGARVKNIVRELNNEKVDIIRWKPDPAEFVREALKPIKVLTISVDKERKQARLTVSEEELSKAIGRRGQNARLTSKLVGMDLIIERDEHAEEVFKGQMGHAAQDLQVALGISDEVARQLIEGGMGDLRTLATGVDIDDVTEVLGGDRDLAEQILAKAQTNSAASSAE, encoded by the coding sequence ATGATCAGCGAACTCAAAGCACTCTTTGACTACTACGAGAAGGAGAAAGGCATCGACCGTGGAAAAATGGTCGAGGCTCTCTCCCAGGCACTCCTTGCCGCCTCGAAGAAGACCATCGGGCCTGCACGCGAGCTGCGCATCGACATCGATCCAGACAAAGGCACCATCAAGGCCTTTGCCAAGCTCATTGCCGTCGAGACCGTCACCAATCCCTTTGAAGAACTGCCGCTCGGCAAAGCGCGGAAAATCGTCAAAGACGCCCAGCTCGGAGATGAAATCGAGCTCGAGGTCACCCCTGGCAACATGGGCCGTATCGCTGCCCAGACCGCCAAGCAGACCATGCTCCAGCGTCTCCGCGTCGCTGAGAAAGAAAATCTCTACGAGGAATTCAAAGACCGCACTGGTGACGTCGTCAGCGGTGTCATCCGCCGCTTTGAGAAATCCGACGTCATTGTCGATCTCGGTAAATTTGAAGGCCTCATGCCCGGCAAAGAACGCGTCTCCACCGAAGAATACACCATCGGTGACCGCATGCGCTTCTACGTGAAGGCCGTCGAGCAGGACACCGGCCGCGGCCCAGAAATCATCCTCTCCCGTGCTCACGCCAACTTCGTGCGCCGCCTCTTTGAATTTGAAGTGAGTGAGATCGGTGACCGCACCGTCGAGATCGCCAGCATCTCCCGTGAAGCCGGCTACCGCACCAAGGTGGCCGTCCATTGCTCCGATGAGAAAGTCGATCCCGTGGGTGCCTGCGTCGGCCTGCGTGGTGCCCGCGTCAAAAACATCGTCCGTGAGCTCAATAACGAAAAAGTGGACATCATCCGCTGGAAGCCAGATCCAGCCGAATTCGTCCGCGAGGCCCTCAAGCCCATCAAAGTGCTCACCATCTCCGTGGACAAGGAGCGCAAGCAAGCCCGCCTCACCGTCAGCGAGGAAGAACTGAGCAAAGCCATCGGCCGCCGCGGCCAAAACGCCCGCCTCACCTCCAAGCTCGTCGGCATGGACCTCATCATCGAGCGTGATGAACACGCCGAAGAAGTCTTCAAAGGCCAGATGGGCCACGCCGCGCAGGATCTTCAGGTCGCTCTCGGTATCTCGGATGAAGTCGCCCGCCAGCTCATCGAGGGTGGTATGGGAGATCTCCGCACCCTCGCCACCGGAGTCGATATTGATGACGTCACCGAAGTCCTCGGTGGTGATCGCGACCTCGCCGAGCAAATCCTTGCCAAGGCACAAACGAACTCAGCCGCATCCTCTGCGGAATAG
- a CDS encoding L,D-transpeptidase family protein, whose translation MQYQKVPFQKKSALTLLFGLISAFFISSITAEAQLGRAVRQVIVAQAASWNANTATLQCYQRGGAGKAWQPVFAKPVPVLLGKKGLAWGRGVFGVPQNGIPMKVEKDWRAPAGIFQLGSLFGYSPTPPARWPYVQVGPWDAYVDDSHSPYYNRHVRIDPRQGVPPWFEKQKMRLGDAAYKWMLEIRHNQQPAAAGYGSAIFFHVRRGPTTPSAGCTTMAETDLVRMLRWLDPAAAPHYVLLPRADYLALRGPWGLP comes from the coding sequence ATGCAATACCAAAAAGTTCCTTTCCAAAAAAAGTCCGCCCTGACCCTGCTTTTCGGCCTGATTTCGGCCTTTTTCATCAGTTCTATAACAGCGGAGGCCCAGCTCGGGCGGGCGGTGCGTCAGGTCATCGTGGCGCAGGCCGCCTCCTGGAATGCGAATACGGCGACGCTCCAGTGCTACCAGCGTGGCGGTGCCGGAAAGGCCTGGCAGCCCGTCTTTGCCAAGCCGGTGCCCGTGCTGCTCGGGAAAAAAGGTCTGGCCTGGGGGCGTGGAGTCTTCGGAGTGCCCCAAAATGGCATTCCGATGAAAGTCGAAAAGGATTGGAGGGCACCAGCGGGCATTTTCCAGCTCGGCAGCCTCTTTGGCTACTCCCCTACCCCGCCTGCTCGCTGGCCGTATGTGCAGGTAGGGCCCTGGGATGCCTATGTAGATGATTCCCACAGCCCCTATTATAACCGCCATGTCCGCATTGATCCGCGTCAGGGGGTGCCGCCGTGGTTCGAGAAGCAAAAAATGCGCCTCGGAGATGCGGCTTATAAATGGATGCTCGAAATCCGCCATAATCAGCAACCAGCCGCCGCTGGCTATGGCAGTGCCATCTTTTTCCATGTCCGCCGTGGTCCGACCACGCCGAGTGCGGGCTGCACCACGATGGCGGAGACGGATCTGGTGCGGATGCTGCGCTGGCTCGATCCTGCGGCGGCACCGCATTACGTGCTGCTCCCACGGGCGGATTATCTGGCGCTGCGTGGGCCGTGGGGACTGCCATAG
- a CDS encoding MoxR family ATPase, translating to MPDSAPLSERQVVELLSTARQRLFAEVGKVIVGQQHVVDEMLIALLAGGHCLITGAPGLAKTLLIKTVADVCHLSFQRIQFTPDLMPSDITGTEILEDSPEGGRKLIFSRGPVFANMILADEINQTPPKTQAALLEAMQEHQVTVNGKTMHLPEPFFVLATQNPIEQEGTYPLPEAQLDRFMLNIVIDYLSEDDEVAVVTRTTSGKGEPVQRLFTGEQLLAFQQVVRRVPIAEDVARYAVRISAASRPGRDGVPDFINQWVSWGAGTRASQNLVLGAKTRALLNNRTHVTAEDIRAMALPVLRHRILVNYKAEAEGVTVEKVISKLLESVNA from the coding sequence ATGCCCGATTCCGCACCCCTCTCCGAACGCCAGGTCGTCGAACTCCTCTCCACCGCCCGCCAGCGTCTCTTTGCAGAAGTCGGTAAAGTCATCGTCGGACAGCAGCATGTCGTCGATGAGATGCTCATCGCTCTGCTCGCAGGTGGTCACTGCCTCATCACCGGGGCTCCTGGCCTGGCGAAGACGCTTTTGATCAAAACGGTCGCAGATGTCTGCCACCTGAGTTTTCAGCGCATTCAGTTCACCCCTGATTTGATGCCATCCGACATCACCGGCACGGAAATCCTCGAAGACAGCCCCGAGGGCGGCCGAAAGCTCATTTTCAGCCGTGGCCCCGTCTTCGCGAACATGATCCTCGCGGATGAAATCAACCAGACACCGCCCAAAACCCAGGCCGCGCTGCTGGAGGCCATGCAGGAGCACCAAGTCACCGTGAATGGCAAAACCATGCACCTGCCAGAGCCTTTCTTTGTGCTCGCTACGCAGAACCCCATCGAGCAGGAGGGCACCTATCCACTGCCAGAAGCGCAGCTCGATCGCTTCATGCTGAACATCGTCATCGACTACCTCAGTGAGGATGATGAAGTCGCCGTCGTCACCCGCACCACCAGTGGCAAAGGTGAGCCCGTGCAGCGCCTCTTTACCGGGGAGCAGCTCCTGGCCTTCCAGCAGGTCGTGCGCCGCGTCCCCATCGCCGAGGACGTCGCTCGCTATGCCGTGCGCATCTCTGCCGCATCACGGCCCGGTCGCGATGGCGTGCCGGACTTCATCAATCAATGGGTCAGTTGGGGTGCAGGCACGCGTGCGAGCCAAAATCTCGTCCTCGGGGCCAAAACCCGCGCTCTTTTGAATAATCGCACCCACGTCACGGCGGAGGACATCCGCGCCATGGCACTGCCCGTGCTCCGCCACCGCATTCTGGTGAACTACAAGGCCGAAGCCGAAGGCGTCACCGTGGAAAAAGTCATCTCCAAGCTCCTCGAATCGGTGAACGCCTAA
- a CDS encoding aminotransferase class IV: MNRSFIWLNGQLVELAEARISPLDHGFTVGDGVFETLVARGGKPFSAVRHWQRLVSSCAVVGLTAPSFESCIAAMQSVMEANQLREARLRITVTSGEGPLGSDRGQRPSTMTVAATALHAWPAVETAITVPWTRNERGALAGVKSTSYGENARALAHAKSLGAGEAIFANTRGELCEGTGTNIFLIEQGIVKTPPLASGCLAGVTRALVLEACAAAGIACEESTLPLAALQTCEEAFLTSSTRDVHPLTRIDDRVLPGESGGLTLRVARAFRDYIAGRDDP, encoded by the coding sequence ATGAACCGCAGCTTCATCTGGCTCAATGGTCAGCTCGTCGAGCTGGCGGAGGCTCGCATCTCACCGCTCGATCACGGATTCACCGTAGGAGATGGTGTGTTTGAGACGCTGGTAGCACGCGGGGGGAAGCCCTTCTCTGCTGTGCGGCATTGGCAGCGCCTGGTGAGCTCCTGCGCGGTCGTGGGCCTCACTGCGCCATCTTTTGAGAGCTGCATCGCCGCGATGCAGTCCGTGATGGAGGCGAATCAGCTCCGTGAGGCACGTCTCCGCATCACGGTGACGAGTGGTGAGGGCCCGCTGGGCTCGGATCGCGGGCAAAGACCATCCACCATGACCGTCGCGGCTACCGCGCTGCATGCTTGGCCTGCTGTTGAAACAGCCATCACCGTGCCGTGGACGCGGAATGAGCGTGGAGCACTCGCAGGCGTCAAATCGACCTCCTACGGCGAAAACGCCCGCGCTTTGGCCCATGCGAAGAGTCTTGGAGCTGGTGAAGCTATCTTCGCCAACACTCGCGGAGAGCTATGTGAGGGCACCGGCACGAATATCTTCCTCATCGAGCAGGGCATCGTCAAAACACCGCCACTGGCCTCTGGCTGCCTCGCTGGTGTGACGCGTGCACTGGTGCTGGAGGCCTGCGCTGCGGCTGGCATCGCCTGTGAGGAGTCCACTTTGCCACTGGCAGCGCTCCAGACCTGTGAGGAGGCCTTTCTCACCTCCAGCACGCGTGATGTGCATCCGCTCACACGCATTGATGACCGTGTGCTACCTGGCGAGAGCGGTGGCCTCACCCTCCGTGTGGCCAGAGCTTTCCGTGACTACATCGCGGGGCGTGACGATCCGTGA
- a CDS encoding Ldh family oxidoreductase, translating into MPTTYHIIPAAVHNDLVRAAYQHRGYTTAEAEDAARFCEMASAHGIRTHNAIKALHLDHLFGSATGGCKPGAEVKVIDKKFSASEVWDGNLKLGQSVAFRAMERCMELADKYGIGQVSVDNAFHYLWGGGYVMDAAKKGYIAYTNCTSTLGEVVPFGGKFPVLGTNPHSWGLPTQDACGFPIVIDWATSTVAMGRVQQLKREGKPLPAGAAVDKNGQPTTDANEAAWLLPFGAHKGYGLSLLIEVMGGMIGGGLPTLRGGGAHPDIKSKPFPAGEKRTSSFYFQVIHPDAISSGLFANGRGFKENVKAVIDDILGHGNESCMLPGQPEAQNAAHTAKAGGLLFSTAEVEALNELATECGFAKFDLAALSTYEC; encoded by the coding sequence ATGCCGACTACCTATCACATCATCCCCGCCGCAGTTCATAATGATCTCGTCCGTGCTGCTTATCAGCACCGTGGCTATACGACCGCAGAGGCGGAGGATGCGGCCCGTTTTTGTGAAATGGCCAGTGCTCACGGCATCCGCACGCATAATGCCATCAAGGCGCTGCATCTCGATCATCTCTTTGGCAGTGCCACGGGTGGCTGCAAGCCGGGTGCGGAGGTGAAGGTGATCGACAAGAAATTCTCTGCCAGTGAGGTCTGGGATGGCAATCTGAAGCTCGGTCAAAGTGTGGCCTTCCGAGCCATGGAGCGCTGCATGGAGCTGGCGGACAAATATGGCATCGGTCAAGTCAGCGTGGACAATGCCTTCCACTACCTCTGGGGCGGCGGCTACGTGATGGATGCGGCGAAGAAGGGCTACATCGCCTACACGAACTGCACCTCCACCCTCGGTGAGGTGGTGCCCTTTGGTGGTAAATTCCCCGTGCTGGGCACCAATCCGCACTCCTGGGGCCTACCCACGCAGGATGCCTGCGGCTTCCCGATCGTGATCGACTGGGCTACATCCACCGTGGCTATGGGCCGCGTGCAGCAGCTGAAGCGTGAGGGCAAGCCTCTCCCCGCTGGTGCTGCCGTCGATAAAAACGGCCAACCCACCACCGATGCCAATGAAGCTGCGTGGTTGCTGCCTTTTGGTGCGCATAAAGGCTACGGCCTGAGCCTGCTCATCGAGGTGATGGGTGGCATGATCGGCGGTGGACTGCCCACGCTGCGTGGTGGCGGTGCGCATCCCGACATCAAGTCCAAGCCTTTCCCTGCGGGTGAAAAGCGCACGAGCAGCTTCTACTTCCAGGTCATTCATCCAGATGCGATCAGCAGTGGCCTCTTTGCCAATGGTCGTGGCTTCAAAGAGAATGTGAAGGCCGTCATCGACGACATCCTCGGTCACGGGAATGAGTCCTGCATGCTCCCTGGTCAGCCAGAGGCGCAAAACGCCGCACACACCGCCAAAGCCGGTGGCTTGCTCTTCTCCACCGCTGAGGTCGAGGCGCTCAATGAACTCGCCACCGAGTGTGGCTTCGCGAAATTCGATCTCGCTGCTCTGAGCACTTACGAGTGCTAG
- a CDS encoding sigma-70 family RNA polymerase sigma factor codes for MATLPGGDAQHIPLLYAAVRTIALDQLRSDHRRVVREGKAEIAVESEHVPAFDTPPEKKETAALVEKAIQQLPKEQREVITLHLWGGLTFKEIAALSGDSINTVAGRYRYALNNLHKKLSPLRDELVTHEDSPGFNILPLHPRRPCHDP; via the coding sequence GTGGCGACGCTTCCCGGAGGGGATGCCCAGCACATCCCCCTGCTCTACGCAGCGGTGCGCACCATCGCTCTCGATCAGCTCCGCAGTGATCATCGCCGTGTCGTGCGGGAGGGAAAAGCCGAAATCGCCGTCGAGAGCGAGCATGTGCCTGCCTTTGACACACCGCCCGAAAAGAAAGAAACCGCCGCTCTCGTCGAAAAGGCCATCCAGCAGCTCCCCAAAGAGCAACGTGAAGTCATCACCCTGCATCTTTGGGGCGGGCTCACCTTCAAAGAGATCGCTGCCCTCTCTGGTGACTCCATCAACACCGTCGCAGGCCGCTACCGTTACGCTTTGAACAACCTGCACAAGAAGCTCTCCCCGCTGCGTGATGAACTCGTCACTCATGAGGACTCTCCCGGCTTTAATATCCTACCTTTGCATCCCAGGAGGCCCTGTCATGACCCCTAA
- a CDS encoding PDZ domain-containing protein: protein MKTKLTLLLAIAGLGLTPSQAELTIPDSKPNAPEQQAAPQAEQKAVAYLGVLTRDVPEELRTQFSLAEGFGLLVEDVMPGSPAATAGLKHHDVLLKLADQQLVNAEQLLTLVRSHKKAIPSPHHHHWRQRNPNHRHARRAYDLHPPFRAHPASLEPTGDEALFR, encoded by the coding sequence ATGAAAACCAAACTCACCCTCCTACTCGCCATCGCAGGCCTCGGACTCACTCCCTCCCAGGCCGAGCTGACCATACCCGACTCCAAGCCAAATGCCCCAGAGCAACAGGCAGCGCCTCAAGCAGAGCAAAAAGCCGTCGCCTACCTCGGAGTCCTCACTCGGGACGTGCCAGAGGAGCTTCGCACCCAGTTTTCGCTCGCAGAGGGTTTTGGCCTTCTTGTTGAAGACGTCATGCCTGGCTCCCCTGCTGCCACCGCTGGCCTGAAACACCATGATGTGCTGCTCAAGCTCGCGGATCAGCAACTCGTCAATGCAGAGCAGCTCCTCACGCTCGTGCGCAGTCACAAAAAGGCGATTCCGTCTCCTCACCATCATCACTGGCGGCAAAGAAACCCAAATCACCGCCACGCTCGGAGAGCATATGACCTCCACCCACCGTTCCGGGCCCATCCAGCCTCCCTGGAACCAACCGGAGATGAAGCACTTTTTCGGTGA
- the dnaB gene encoding replicative DNA helicase has translation MADSSTSSTSPDSPQNGAGEPNSKPEKKDFKKRSEIPTAEELLASINRALPFSDEAEKGVLSCLLQDPSERLSDCRVNLPAHAFYHDANRTIYEKLLEFYDKNLPVDPVTLTHTLRDQNLLDKVGGAAAISDLSFPSRRSRRTFPFYRKIVMEKHVLRELIYASSLNIHYAYEHGKEQLDEDIDTVLDHAEQRALGVRQSIGAKEGIKTLSQHVMDAIDSIQYMLEHPGQLRGLSTGYTKLDSMSSGLQGGEMFVIAARPSMGKTSLAMNIVEHIAVDCNTPCAVFSLEMSATMLVRRLLVSRARLSMQDLSRGLSRAQQDALAKATRDLQKANIFIDETPGLDIMELRAKSRRLKKQHGIQMIMIDYLQLMTSGSRRAKDNRQIEIAEISAGIKGIAKELNVPVIVLAQLNRAVESRKGQRPVLSDLRESGSIEQDADMVGLLTRSDYAGAKMEVEDEEAEEKKRGEAMLILAKNRNGPTDDVLLRFIDHAMRFVERSEEAESP, from the coding sequence ATGGCTGATAGCTCTACTTCCTCCACTTCCCCAGATTCCCCACAAAATGGGGCTGGCGAGCCCAATTCCAAACCGGAGAAAAAGGACTTCAAAAAGCGCAGTGAAATCCCCACCGCAGAGGAGCTTCTCGCTTCGATCAACCGTGCTTTGCCATTCTCTGATGAGGCGGAAAAAGGGGTGCTCTCCTGCCTGCTTCAAGACCCCAGTGAGCGTTTGAGCGATTGCCGCGTGAATCTGCCTGCGCATGCCTTTTATCACGACGCGAATCGCACAATCTACGAGAAGCTGCTGGAGTTTTACGATAAAAATCTACCCGTCGATCCCGTGACACTCACGCATACGCTGCGTGATCAGAACCTGCTAGACAAGGTCGGGGGAGCTGCGGCGATCAGTGATCTCTCTTTTCCTTCACGCCGATCTCGGCGCACTTTCCCTTTCTACCGCAAGATCGTGATGGAGAAGCATGTTCTGCGGGAGCTCATTTATGCGAGCTCGCTGAATATTCATTACGCCTACGAGCATGGTAAAGAGCAGCTCGATGAGGACATCGACACCGTGCTGGATCATGCTGAGCAGCGTGCGCTCGGGGTGCGGCAGTCGATCGGGGCGAAGGAGGGGATCAAAACCCTCTCCCAGCATGTGATGGATGCCATCGACAGCATTCAATACATGCTGGAGCACCCAGGGCAGCTCCGTGGCCTCTCCACGGGCTATACGAAGCTCGATAGCATGAGTAGCGGCCTCCAGGGCGGTGAAATGTTCGTCATCGCTGCTCGTCCCTCGATGGGGAAAACCTCCCTTGCGATGAATATCGTCGAGCATATCGCCGTGGACTGCAATACGCCCTGCGCGGTCTTCTCACTGGAAATGAGTGCGACGATGCTGGTGCGTCGTTTGCTCGTCTCTCGTGCCCGTCTGAGCATGCAGGACCTCAGCCGTGGCCTCTCTCGTGCGCAGCAGGATGCATTGGCGAAGGCCACGCGTGATCTGCAAAAGGCAAATATCTTCATCGATGAGACTCCGGGTCTGGACATCATGGAGCTGCGGGCAAAGTCACGCCGGCTCAAGAAGCAGCACGGCATCCAGATGATCATGATCGACTACTTGCAGCTCATGACCTCTGGCAGCCGCCGGGCGAAAGATAATCGCCAAATCGAGATCGCAGAAATCAGCGCCGGTATCAAAGGCATCGCCAAAGAGCTCAATGTGCCTGTGATCGTGCTCGCACAGCTCAATCGTGCGGTGGAGAGCCGCAAAGGCCAGCGCCCCGTGCTCTCTGACTTACGTGAGTCTGGCTCCATCGAGCAGGATGCGGACATGGTCGGCCTGCTGACACGCTCTGACTATGCTGGGGCAAAGATGGAAGTCGAAGACGAGGAGGCGGAAGAGAAGAAGCGCGGTGAAGCGATGCTCATTTTGGCCAAGAACCGAAATGGCCCCACGGATGATGTTTTACTGCGCTTCATCGACCATGCGATGCGCTTCGTGGAGCGCAGTGAAGAGGCAGAGTCTCCCTAG
- a CDS encoding sel1 repeat family protein translates to MLLTAIKLKVAALALVAGIETNDLPNQSAELKATLDTLAAAEAKVKDKTQDPVAGSDWNAAFTSAVQKVQDLAAKGDANANYVIAKWGILTGGKDININAIVDLYRKAGDNPAAQVELAQILLQAFKQDADKAREAVALIIKAEAAGNKLARRMKAQLLLSGGAGDLLKQDTAEAVKLFQSGSEAGDGEATLSLYQIYSRGITGVPQDFAKALEMLKLAAEKQSNATALGELGSRLLNGDKGDGKSAPNLVQKDVKAALDMFEKSATGGLPAANRILGQICENGVGTNGADVKQDSKKAFDYYTKAAQGNDAAALYRLGLASETGIAASGSKPDDKGNWDPKDIVVSPNAKNALDLYRLAAQNNAAEAFFKVGSFYESGTVVDRDPIKAFQFYTRAANAGIVPAMHQLAGLYANGNGTTQDIVAAAAWFKRAADAGYAESQIIYGDMNARGAGMPQSLVAAEANYENAASTGLHPRPAAPRHPACASRCRPRASERKTKSRPRLGLCSTRQRADQQIQQSRQGPGQCIRRPT, encoded by the coding sequence ATGCTCCTCACAGCAATCAAACTCAAAGTCGCCGCCCTCGCACTCGTGGCCGGCATCGAAACCAACGATCTGCCAAACCAAAGCGCTGAACTCAAAGCCACGCTTGATACCTTGGCTGCTGCCGAGGCCAAAGTGAAGGATAAGACCCAGGATCCCGTCGCCGGTAGTGACTGGAATGCTGCCTTCACCTCCGCCGTGCAGAAAGTCCAAGACCTCGCAGCCAAAGGTGATGCGAATGCCAACTACGTCATCGCCAAGTGGGGCATCCTCACAGGTGGCAAAGACATCAACATCAACGCCATCGTCGATCTTTATCGCAAAGCCGGGGATAATCCCGCTGCACAGGTCGAGCTGGCTCAGATCCTCCTCCAGGCATTCAAACAAGACGCGGACAAAGCCCGCGAAGCAGTCGCACTCATCATCAAAGCTGAAGCAGCCGGCAACAAGCTCGCCCGCCGCATGAAAGCTCAGCTCCTCCTCTCTGGTGGTGCAGGTGACCTCCTCAAGCAAGACACTGCTGAAGCCGTGAAGCTCTTCCAATCCGGCAGTGAAGCTGGCGATGGCGAGGCCACACTGAGCCTCTATCAGATCTACTCCCGTGGCATCACTGGCGTGCCCCAAGACTTCGCAAAAGCACTGGAGATGCTCAAGCTCGCTGCTGAGAAGCAAAGCAATGCCACCGCTCTCGGTGAGCTGGGTAGCCGCCTCCTCAATGGCGACAAAGGAGATGGCAAATCCGCTCCAAACCTCGTCCAAAAGGACGTGAAAGCCGCTCTCGATATGTTCGAGAAGTCCGCCACCGGTGGTCTTCCTGCCGCAAATCGCATCCTAGGCCAAATCTGTGAAAACGGTGTCGGTACAAATGGCGCTGACGTGAAACAGGACTCTAAAAAAGCCTTTGATTACTACACGAAGGCCGCTCAGGGCAATGACGCCGCCGCTCTCTATCGCCTCGGACTCGCCTCCGAAACCGGTATCGCAGCCTCCGGCTCCAAGCCCGATGACAAAGGTAACTGGGATCCAAAAGACATCGTCGTCTCCCCGAACGCCAAGAACGCACTCGATCTCTACCGCCTCGCGGCGCAGAACAACGCAGCAGAGGCCTTCTTCAAAGTGGGCTCCTTCTACGAATCCGGCACCGTCGTGGACCGTGATCCTATCAAGGCCTTCCAGTTCTACACCCGTGCGGCCAATGCAGGCATCGTCCCTGCCATGCACCAGCTCGCTGGCCTCTATGCCAACGGCAACGGCACCACTCAGGACATCGTCGCAGCCGCCGCATGGTTCAAGCGTGCCGCAGACGCTGGCTATGCAGAGTCCCAGATCATCTACGGCGACATGAACGCCCGTGGTGCGGGCATGCCACAGAGCCTCGTCGCTGCCGAAGCCAACTATGAAAACGCTGCCTCAACAGGGCTCCATCCTCGGCCTGCTGCGCCTCGCCATCCTGCATGCGCAAGTCGGTGTCGCCCCAGAGCCTCAGAGCGCAAAACCAAATCTCGGCCTCGGCTGGGCTTATGCTCAACTCGCCAGCGAGCTGACCAACAAATCCAACAATCCCGCCAAGGCCCAGGTCAATGCATTCGTCGCCCAACTTGA
- a CDS encoding c-type cytochrome: MPFEQRIKTLGMNVDTKKLLSVKGDAQRGAALFSMTGKLATCMACHILNGSGRDFGPDLSQVGARLTPEQILQSLQKPSLAIAKGYETWMITLKDGSVQTGFIVNPGEGDVTLKLPTGQPLIIPRAQIRSQKAQPTSLMPEGLLQTMTEQEVADVLTFLSSLK; this comes from the coding sequence GTGCCCTTTGAGCAGCGCATCAAGACGCTCGGCATGAATGTGGATACGAAAAAGCTCCTCTCGGTGAAAGGCGATGCGCAGCGTGGTGCCGCCCTGTTCAGCATGACGGGTAAACTGGCCACCTGCATGGCCTGTCACATCCTCAACGGCTCTGGCCGCGATTTTGGCCCTGATCTGAGCCAGGTCGGCGCACGACTCACGCCTGAGCAAATCCTGCAAAGCCTGCAAAAGCCCTCTCTAGCCATCGCGAAAGGCTATGAGACATGGATGATCACGCTCAAAGACGGCAGCGTGCAGACGGGCTTCATCGTGAACCCTGGTGAAGGCGATGTGACGCTGAAACTGCCCACGGGGCAGCCACTTATCATTCCCCGCGCTCAAATTCGCAGTCAAAAAGCCCAACCCACCTCTCTGATGCCAGAGGGCCTGCTACAAACCATGACGGAGCAGGAGGTCGCGGATGTGCTCACCTTTTTGAGCAGCCTCAAATAG
- a CDS encoding PQQ-dependent sugar dehydrogenase: MLRAAVFLALAFHASAQWVTSRIHGTPEAPRPFLAEPAFTAISLHNALEMIPLPGARRFAAVENGGKIFTYADSPDAGSQQLLIDLKALHAAVNHAYGIAFHPQWRENGLVFITYTLGDKVEDGTRLSRFKLAQNDPPVLDPASETVLLTWLSGGHNGASLQFGPDGMLYCSTGDAEVPSPPDPRNTGQDLTDLLSSILRIDVDHAQNGKAYAIPADNPFLQTAGARPEIYAFGFRNPWKISFDAKGRLWCGDVGWELWEMIHLIQKGGNHGWSAMEASQPIKPELKAQARSSRLSLPIRIRRPPASLEATCITAVAFQSCTEPTSTATTRRAKSGHSGMMANKSPAVRRSPTRHTASSPLV; encoded by the coding sequence ATGCTCCGCGCCGCCGTATTCCTCGCTCTCGCATTCCATGCATCTGCTCAATGGGTGACCTCCCGTATTCACGGCACGCCGGAGGCTCCACGGCCATTCCTGGCAGAGCCTGCGTTCACCGCCATCTCACTCCACAATGCCCTGGAGATGATCCCACTGCCTGGCGCACGGCGATTCGCGGCTGTGGAGAATGGTGGGAAGATATTCACCTATGCTGACTCGCCAGATGCAGGCTCACAGCAGCTCCTCATCGACCTCAAGGCACTGCACGCAGCGGTGAATCACGCCTATGGCATCGCCTTTCACCCGCAGTGGCGGGAAAACGGCCTCGTCTTCATCACCTACACCCTCGGAGATAAAGTGGAGGACGGCACACGGCTCTCGCGCTTCAAGCTGGCTCAGAATGACCCGCCGGTGCTCGATCCGGCATCTGAGACGGTGCTGCTCACCTGGCTCTCTGGCGGGCACAATGGTGCATCCCTCCAGTTCGGGCCAGATGGCATGCTTTACTGCTCCACTGGCGATGCGGAGGTGCCATCGCCCCCTGATCCACGGAATACAGGCCAGGATCTCACCGACTTGCTCTCCAGCATCCTGCGCATCGATGTGGATCACGCACAGAATGGCAAAGCCTATGCCATCCCGGCCGATAATCCCTTTCTACAAACCGCAGGTGCTCGGCCAGAGATTTACGCCTTCGGTTTTCGCAATCCATGGAAGATCAGCTTTGATGCCAAAGGCCGTCTGTGGTGTGGAGATGTCGGTTGGGAGCTATGGGAGATGATTCACCTCATCCAAAAAGGCGGTAATCACGGTTGGAGTGCCATGGAGGCCTCCCAGCCCATCAAACCCGAGCTAAAGGCCCAGGCGAGATCATCCCGCCTGTCGCTTCCCATCCGCATACGGAGGCCGCCAGCATCACTGGAGGCTACGTGTATCACGGCAGTCGCTTTCCAGAGCTGCACGGAGCCTACATCTACGGCGACTACGAGACGGGCAAAATCTGGGCACTCTGGCATGATGGCAAACAAGTCACCCGCCGTGAGGAGATCGCCGACACGCCACACCGCATCGTCACCTTTGGTCTAA